ACGATGTCGACGACTACCACGGCTGGCTCAACACCGTCCGCACGCCCGACGGCACGGCGGTCCCGGGCTTCGAGGCCTACAAACTGAGCTTCACGGTCGTGTGGGTCAATTCAGCCAACCCCGGCACGCCGGTGGCCAGCGACCAGGGCGTCAAGCGTATCACGGTCACCGTCACCCGGGACACCCGGGTCGTCGCCGAGCTGCACGGCTGGAAGGCCTCGCCTTGATCGCTTGATCGAAAAGAGATTGCTATGACGCGACGCACTGCAACCCGACAACGCGGCACCGTCTACCTGCTCGTGCTGGTGGTGACGGCGATGCTCGTGGGCATCGGCGTGACCGCGGTGATGGTCGGCCGGATCGATGTCCAGGGCGAGGCGCTCCAGGACGACATGGCCCAGGCCCGGCAGCTCGGGCTCGGCGGGCTCGAAGTCGTCCGCAAACGGCTCGAAAGCAACAGCGGCTGGCGCAGCACCTATACGAACGACGTGTGGTCCGCGCCGACGGTCGTCGGCGACGGGGTCTGCGTCTTCAAGCTCGTCGACGAGGGCGACGGCTCGCTCTTAGACGACGACACCGACCCCGTGCGCGTCTATGTCAAGGCGACGGTCGGCAGTGCGGTCCGTATCTACAGCGTGGTGATCGAGATGGCGAGCGCCAAGACCGTCGAGGTGCCGATCGTGCGGTCGACGGATGATGGCGGGCAATCGGCTGGATTGGGTATCTCGTCTACCAGCGTGGACTACATGCTGATCGGGCAGGACGGACTCATCAGCGCCATCGCGGGGGTCCGGTTCGACGACCTGCCGATCGCGGCGGGCGGGACGGTGCAGTCGGCGCAGATCCAGTTTACCTCCAAGGACAACCGCAGCGACGCGACCGCGATCTCGATCCAGGCCGAGGCGGAGGACAATGCCCAGACGATCGTAGCGACACCTTTTAACATCTCGTCACGCACCAAAACGACCGAGCAGGCGGTGTGGGGCCCCGGGGCCTGGGTCGCCGATGCACGCGGCGCGGAGCAGTTGACGCCGGACCTATCGGCCGTCATGCAGGAGGTTATCGACCGCGCGGGCTGGCGGGAAGGCAACGCGGTCGTCTTCATCCTCGAAGGCACCAAGGCCCGAAACCCCCGCACCTTCGACCACGACCCGGCCCAGGGCCCGGTGCTGCACCTGACCTACCTCAACCCGGGATACAGCGTGGATTACACCACGCTCAGGCGCGAGCTGGCGGAGTAGGGGGCACCTTGATCGGTGCTCGCCTGTCTTGAATAGCCGCACTGCTACGCAGTGCCGGGAAGGTCGTTGTTCTCGCGAGGCACCGGCACTGCGTAGCAGTGCGGCTATTCACAATGACCACCGTTATGAAACGCTACGCCTGCGTCAGTGAGACGAGCTTGGTCATGCTCTCCAGCGCGTCGCCGAACAGCATGTCCGTGCCGTCCTCGAAGAACAGCGGGTTCTCGATCCCCGCGTAGCCCGCGCCCCGGCCGCGCTTGAGCACGACGACCTGCTTGGACTTCCACACCTCCAGCACCGGCATACCCGCGATCGGCGAGCCGGGGTCGGTCAGCGCGCTGGGGTTCACAATATCGTTCGCGCCGATCACCAGCACGACATCGACTTCGGGGAAGTCGTCGTTGACCTCGTCCATCTCGAAGACGATGTCGTAGGGCACCGAGGCCTCGGCCAGCAGCACGTTCATGTGCCCGGGCAGCCGGCCCGCGACGGGGTGGATCGCGAACCGCACATCGACGCCGCGGTCGCGCAGGCGTTTGGTCAGGTCGTTCACCGCGTGCTGGGCCCGCGCGACGGCCATGCCGTAGCCCGGGACGATGACGACCTGCTTCGCGGTCGTCAGCGCGTCGGCGGTCTGCTCGGCGGAGACCTCGGTCATGGTGCCCTGGACTTCGCCGTTGTTAGCGGAGGTGGCGGTGGGGGCCGCGCCGAACTGGCCGAAGACGACGTTCCAGATCGAGCGGTTCATGGCCTTGCACATGATGTAGCTGAGGATCGCGCCGCTCGAGCCGACCAGCGCGCCGGTGATGATGAGCAGGTCGTTGCCGAGCATGAACCCCGCGGCCGCGGCGGTCCAGCCCGAGTAGCTGTTCAAGAGCGACACGACGACGGGCATGTCGGCCCCGCCGATCGCGAGCACGAGGTGCGCCCCGAGCACACACGCCAGCAGCGTCGCCAGCAAAAGGCATGGCCCGGCCCACGGCCCCTCGCTGCCGGGCCCGGCGACGACGATCAGGCATACGGTGCTGACCGCCACCATCGCACCGTTGAGCGCGTGTCTTGCGGGCAGGATCAACGCCTTGCCGCTGAGCGAGCCGCGCAGCTTCGCGAACGCGACGAGTGAGCCGGTGAACGTGATCGCGCCGATCCACACGGCTAAGAACGTCTCGGTCGCGTGGATCGGGTCGTGCGCGGTGTGGGGGTCGAGGAAGCCCGCCCAGCCCACGAGCACCGCCGCGAGGCCCACGAAACTGTGCAGCAGCGCGACCATCTCGGGCATGCTCGTCATGGCGACCCGACCCGCCATCCACGCGCCGATCACCGCGGCGAGGGCCGACACCGCGAGCACCCAGGGCAGTGCCCCCCAGGTCATCTGGCTCGACGTAAACACCGCGACCAGCGCGATCGCCATCCCGAGCATCCCCAGCGCGTTGCCCTTGCGCGCGGTGGCCTGGCTGCCCAGCCCGCGCAGCGACAGGATGAACAGCACCGCCGCGATCAGGTAGGCCAGGCCCATTGCCATGTGTTCCAAGGCGGAGTCTCCATCGGGTGCGCGTCGCGCGGCGTTGCGTATAGCGAGTCGGTTCGGTGGTGCTTGGTGCGGCTGGCTAGGTCTGCTTGCGGAACATCTTGAGCATGCGCTGCGTCACGAGGAAGCCACCCGAGATGTTGATCATGGCGAAGAACACGGCGAGCAGCCCGAGCGCCGACGCCCAGGCGAATCCATGGCCGGACGCGAAGCCCTGCCCGCTGTAGACCAACCCGCCGAGGATGATGATGCCGCTGATCGCGTTGGTCACGGCCATGAGGGGGGTGTGCAGCGCGGGGGTGACGTTCCAGATGACCTGCCAGCCGACGAAGCAGGCCATGATGAAGACCGTGAGGTGCTGGGTGAACGCGATCGATGCGTGTGCTGATGCGCCACCGCCGCCGCCGTCCCCCGCGCCCCAGCGCAGCCAGAGCCAGAACACGGCGAGCGCCAGGGCGGCGAGTGCGGGCACGAACGCCGACTTCTTGGCCGGCTGCGTCTGCGCGTCGGTCGCGTCGGCCGGCTTGGCCGATACTTCCGGGGGCGCCGACGCGGGCCGTGGTGGGGGGGCCTTGGGCGCGGGCGGGGGCCAGATGATTTCGCCGGCGTGTGTCACCGTCATCGCGCGGACGATCTCGTCGTCCATCGGGTACGTGATCGGCGTGTCGGCGTCTTCGATGCCCAGCAGCTTGAGGTAGTTCATGCACGCATTGGCGTACAGCGTGCTCGCGACCTTGGGCATCCGGCTGGGCCAGTCGGTGTAGCCGAGGATCTTCACGCCGTGGTGCTGGGCCATCGTGCCCGGCTCGGTGAGCTCGCAGTTGCCCCCGCGCTCGGCGGCGAGGTCGACGACGACCGACCCGGGCTTCATCTTCTCGACCATATCGGTGAGCCAGAGTTTTGGCGCGGGCTTGCCGGGGATCAACGCGGTCGTGATCACCAGGTCGACTTCCCGGGCCTGCTCGCGGAACAGCGCGTACTCGGCGTCGAGGAAGGCCTGGCTCATCTCTTTGGCGTAGCCGCCCTGGCCGTCGCCGGACTCTTCGAGCTCGACGGTGAGGAACTCGCCGCCCATGGACTCGACCTGCTCGCGTGTCGCGGCGCGGGTGTCGAAGCCGCGCACGACCGCGCCGAGGTTCTTGGCCGCGCCGATCGCGGCGAGCCCCGCAACGCCCGCGCCGACGACGAGCACCTTCGCCGGCGGCAGCTTGCCCGCGGCCGTCATCTGCCCGGAGAAGAAGCTGCCGTAGGCGTGCGCCGCCTCGATCAATGAACGATAGCCCACGAGGTTCGCGGTCGCGCTCAGGACGTCCATGCTCTGGGCGCGGGTGATGCGGGGCACGGCGTCGACCGCCATCGCCGTGACGTTCTTCGTCGCGAGTTTCGCGAGCAGTTCGTCGTTCGTCGCGGGCTGGAGGTAGCACAACAGCGCCGCGCCTTGCGACAGCCAGTCGGCTTCGTGGCCGCCGTCGGGCCGGAGCATCGGCTCGCGGATCTTGAGCACCAGCTCGGCGTCTTGCCAGAGCTTGGCCGGATCGTTTTCGATCGATGCGCCCGCCGTTTCATAATCGGCATCACTGAACCCACAGCCAGCCCCCGCGCCCGACTGGATGTATACCGCGTGCCCGAACTCCACCAGCCGCTTGACGCTCTGCGGCGTCGCGGCCACGCGTTTTTCCAGCGGTTCGATCTCTTTCGGGACGCCGATACGCATCAGGGATTCTCCGGGAACAGGTCCGGGGTGGGCCCGGAATCGTACAGGAAACCCCTGTGTTTCGCAGGGGAAAAGATAGTCTGAGACATTGGCAATCAGAAGGTGGGGCAGACATTCCTGTCTGCCATTCGGCGCAGCCGAAAGGTGCTACCCCATGATTCAGGGCTGCGCCCTGACGGCAGACAGGAATGTCTGCCCCACCGTAAGTCAGCCCACCTCAAGTGCATTGAAGTACGCGCCCGGGAACACCGGCTCGTTGGGCGTCGTTTCGCCGTCGAGTTTGCGGACCTCCGCGGCGCAGACCTTGTACTCGGCCGTGCCTGTGATGGCGTCGCCGGCGTCGTTGGTCAGGACGTTGGCGCGGGCCTCGGCGAAGTGCAGCGGCATCCAGATGCAGCCGGGCCTAACCTGCCGAGAGATGACGGCGCGCAGCTTCACGCTCCCGCGCCGGGACGCGAGCTCGACCCTGTCGTTGTGCGCGATCCCGCGCTTGCGCGCATCGCGCGGGTGGATCTCGACAAACGCCTCGCCCTGCTTGGCGTGCAGCCCGGACTCGCGGCGCGTCTGCGTCGCGGCGTTGTAGTGGTACAGCGTTCGGCCGGTCGAAAGCAATAGCCCGTACTCTCCGCACGGTAACTCTTCCGACGGGCGATACGCGACCGCATGGAACAGGCCCTTTCCTCGGAGGATGCCGCCCTTGTGGAGGTAGGTCGTGCCGGGGTGGTCCTTGTCGGGGCAGGGCCACTGGATGCCCGACAGCCCCGGGCCGTGCTCGGTCGCGTCGAGCCGGGCGTGGCTGATGCCCGCGAACTTCGGCGCATCGCGCACAAACTCGTCGAACACCTCGGCCGGGCCCGCGAAGTCCCAGCCCGCGCCGCAGGCGTTGGCCAGGTCGATGAGGATTTCCCAGTCGGGTTTCGCCTGGCCCGGTGGATCGACCGCCTTGCGCACACGCTGCATCCGCCGTTCCGAGTTCGCGAACACCCCGTCCTTCTCCGCGAACACACTCGACGGGAACACCACATCCGCGAACCGCGTCGTCTCGTTCACGAACGGCTCCTGGATCACGATGAAGTCGACGTTGTTCAGCCCTTCTTCGAGCTTCAAGACGTTGGGCTCGGACAGCACGATGTCCTCGCCCATGACGAAGAACCCGCGGATCTGCTTGCCCGCTTCCTTCATCATCACGTTGAGGTTCATGCCGGGGTTCGGGTCGAGCGTCACGCCCCAGGACTTCTCGTACTTCGCGTGGACGGCGGGGTCGTCGACGCTCTGGTACCCGGGCAGGTAGACGGGAGTCGCGCCGGCGTCGTTCGCGCCCTGCACGTTGTTCTGCCCACGCAGCGGGTTGAGCCCGGTCGATGGCTTGCCGAGGTGGCCGGTCATCAGCACCAGGTTCGACAGCGCGTAAACATTATCGCTGCCGTGCGAGTGCTCGGTGATGCCCAGCGTGTAGTAGATGCCGGCCTTCTCGGTGGTCGCGTACTTCCGCGCGGTCCAGCGGATGTCGTCCGCCGGGACACCCGTCACCTTCTCGGCTTCTTCCGGCGTGTAGTCCGCGACCATCTGCTTGACCGATTCAAAGCCCTCGGTCTGCTCGCGGATGAATGTTTCATCGACCAGGCCTCCCTCGATGATGACGTGCGCCATCGCGTTGAGCAGCCAGACATCCGTGCCGGGCTGGAGCTGGAGGTGTTTATCCGCGATCGAGGCCATGAAGATCGCGCGGGGGTCGGCGACCACCATCGTCGCGCCGTTGCGCACCGCACGCTTCATCTCCATCGCGATGATCGGGTGCGCCTCGCTCGTGTTGCTGCCGATGACGAAGAGGAACTCGGCGTCGCGGATCTCGCCGATCGAGTTCGTCATCGCCCCGGCACCGAATGTGTTGACCAGACCGGCCACGGTAGGCGCGTGTCACGTCGCGGCACACTGGTGCACGTTATTCGTGCCGAAAACCGCCCGAGACAGTTTCTGTACGAGGTAGTTCTCCTCCATCGTGCAGCGTGACGAGCTGACAAAGCCCAGCGCGTCCTTGCCGTGCTGCTCGGCGACACGCTTCAGGCCGGCGGCGGCCTTGGCGAGCGCTTCCTTCCAGGTCGCGGGGTGCAGCTCGCCGTCGTCGCCGCGCACGAGGGGCGTGGTCAGGCGGTCTTCGTGGTGGACAAAGTCGTAGGCGAAACGGCCTTTGACGCAGAGGTTGCCGTCGTTCGTCGTGGTGCCCGGGGCGGGGCTGGTGACCTTCGTGATTAGCCCGTGGCCGTCGTTGGCTTCACGATCGATGTTGAGGTCGACCTGGCAGCCCACGCCGCAGAAGTTGCAGGTCGAGCGGACTTTGGTCAGCTCGCGTTCGGGCTTGAGGTTCCTTGTGATCGGCAGCTTCTCGTTCATCGCGCCCGTCGGGCAGACGTCGATGCACCCGCCACACATCTCGCAGGTCGTATCCATGAGCGAGGCGTTGTCGGCCGTGGCGATCGTCGTGCGCGAGCCGCGGTTGGCCAGCGTAATCGCGCTGACGCCCTCGACCTCTTCGCAGTAGCGGACGCAGCGGGCGCAGGCGATGCAGGTCGCGGGGTTGAAATCGATGTAGGGGTTTCGGTCGATGTCGCGCGCCTCGCGCGTGACTTCCATCTGCCCCCAGTCCATCGGCGCGTCGTAGCGGAAGGCCATGTCGATCAGCTCGTCCGGCGAGCCGACCTCGGACGCTTCGCGGTCGTGGGGGTGGTCGGTCATGTAGAGGGCCATGAGCGTCCGGCGGTGGCGCTCGATGCGGGTGCTCTCGGTCGTGATTTCCATGCCGTCTGCGGCCGGGTACGCGCACGCGGGCACCATGCGGCGCGAGCCCGACACCTCGACGAGGCAGCTCCTACAAGCGCCCGCCGGGTCCAGCCGGGGATCGTGGCAGAGCGTGGGGATCTCGACGCCCACACGGCCCGCGACATCCAGCACGGTCTCGCCGGGCGTAAAGCGGATCGTCTTGCCGTTCAGCGTAATCTCACAGTCGCTCATCGGAAGTCCTCGGGAAAGTATTTTTGCGCGCTCGTGAGCGGCAGGGCGGCGATTTGGCCCAGCCCGCAGATCGAGCCCTCCGCCATCTGCCACGCGACGTCTTCGGTGAATTGTAGGTCGGGCTTGCCGGGCATCGCGTCGCCATCGACTGCGGCATCGAGCGCTTCTTTCAGATAGCGCGTGCCGATCCGGCAGGGGGCGCACTGGCCACAGCTTTCCTCCTCGAAGAACAGCAGTTGTTGCGCGACAGCCCAACGCATATCGACGGTGTCGTTCAGGATGACGACGCCCGCCGACCCGAGCATCGAGCCGGCCTCGGCGAGCCCCTTGAAGTCCAGCGGCAGCTCGCGCATCGATGCGGGCAGGAAGCCCGAACTTGCGCCGCCCGGGCTGAACGCCTTGAGCGTGCCGACGTATCCCCCGGCGGCTTCGACGAGCTCGTCGAGCGACACGCCGAGCGGGAGTTCGTAGGTGCCGGGCCGCGCGACGTGCCCGCTGATGCAGTACAGCTTCGAACCCGCCTCGGTCTTGCCCAGTGCGCGGAACCAATCGCCGCCTTTGCGGATGATCGCGGGCAGGCAGGCGATCGTCTCGACGTTGTGGATGAGCGTCGGCTTGCCCCACAGCCCCTTCTCGACGGGGAAGGGCGGCTTCAATCGCGGCATCCCGCGTTTGCCTTCGAGCGCTTCGAGCAGGGCGGTCTCTTCGCCGCAGATGTAGGCGCCCTGGCCGTCGTGGAAGTGGAACGCCAGCCCGTCGAGATGGCCGACAGACCGAAGCTTGTCGATCGCCTCACGCAGCACCTGCTTGGGGATCGCGAACTCGCCGCGCAGGTAGAGGTAGATTTCGTCTGCGTCGATCGTGCGGGCCGCGATGGCGAGGCCTTCGATCACAAGATCGGGGCGACGCATGATGATCTCGCGATCCTTAAATGTGCCGGGTTCTCCCTCGTCGGCGTTGAG
The sequence above is a segment of the Phycisphaeraceae bacterium D3-23 genome. Coding sequences within it:
- the fdhF gene encoding formate dehydrogenase subunit alpha, whose protein sequence is MSDCEITLNGKTIRFTPGETVLDVAGRVGVEIPTLCHDPRLDPAGACRSCLVEVSGSRRMVPACAYPAADGMEITTESTRIERHRRTLMALYMTDHPHDREASEVGSPDELIDMAFRYDAPMDWGQMEVTREARDIDRNPYIDFNPATCIACARCVRYCEEVEGVSAITLANRGSRTTIATADNASLMDTTCEMCGGCIDVCPTGAMNEKLPITRNLKPERELTKVRSTCNFCGVGCQVDLNIDREANDGHGLITKVTSPAPGTTTNDGNLCVKGRFAYDFVHHEDRLTTPLVRGDDGELHPATWKEALAKAAAGLKRVAEQHGKDALGFVSSSRCTMEENYLVQKLSRAVFGTNNVHQCAATUHAPTVAGLVNTFGAGAMTNSIGEIRDAEFLFVIGSNTSEAHPIIAMEMKRAVRNGATMVVADPRAIFMASIADKHLQLQPGTDVWLLNAMAHVIIEGGLVDETFIREQTEGFESVKQMVADYTPEEAEKVTGVPADDIRWTARKYATTEKAGIYYTLGITEHSHGSDNVYALSNLVLMTGHLGKPSTGLNPLRGQNNVQGANDAGATPVYLPGYQSVDDPAVHAKYEKSWGVTLDPNPGMNLNVMMKEAGKQIRGFFVMGEDIVLSEPNVLKLEEGLNNVDFIVIQEPFVNETTRFADVVFPSSVFAEKDGVFANSERRMQRVRKAVDPPGQAKPDWEILIDLANACGAGWDFAGPAEVFDEFVRDAPKFAGISHARLDATEHGPGLSGIQWPCPDKDHPGTTYLHKGGILRGKGLFHAVAYRPSEELPCGEYGLLLSTGRTLYHYNAATQTRRESGLHAKQGEAFVEIHPRDARKRGIAHNDRVELASRRGSVKLRAVISRQVRPGCIWMPLHFAEARANVLTNDAGDAITGTAEYKVCAAEVRKLDGETTPNEPVFPGAYFNALEVG
- a CDS encoding Re/Si-specific NAD(P)(+) transhydrogenase subunit alpha, with protein sequence MRIGVPKEIEPLEKRVAATPQSVKRLVEFGHAVYIQSGAGAGCGFSDADYETAGASIENDPAKLWQDAELVLKIREPMLRPDGGHEADWLSQGAALLCYLQPATNDELLAKLATKNVTAMAVDAVPRITRAQSMDVLSATANLVGYRSLIEAAHAYGSFFSGQMTAAGKLPPAKVLVVGAGVAGLAAIGAAKNLGAVVRGFDTRAATREQVESMGGEFLTVELEESGDGQGGYAKEMSQAFLDAEYALFREQAREVDLVITTALIPGKPAPKLWLTDMVEKMKPGSVVVDLAAERGGNCELTEPGTMAQHHGVKILGYTDWPSRMPKVASTLYANACMNYLKLLGIEDADTPITYPMDDEIVRAMTVTHAGEIIWPPPAPKAPPPRPASAPPEVSAKPADATDAQTQPAKKSAFVPALAALALAVFWLWLRWGAGDGGGGGASAHASIAFTQHLTVFIMACFVGWQVIWNVTPALHTPLMAVTNAISGIIILGGLVYSGQGFASGHGFAWASALGLLAVFFAMINISGGFLVTQRMLKMFRKQT
- a CDS encoding NAD(P)(+) transhydrogenase (Re/Si-specific) subunit beta, with the protein product MAMGLAYLIAAVLFILSLRGLGSQATARKGNALGMLGMAIALVAVFTSSQMTWGALPWVLAVSALAAVIGAWMAGRVAMTSMPEMVALLHSFVGLAAVLVGWAGFLDPHTAHDPIHATETFLAVWIGAITFTGSLVAFAKLRGSLSGKALILPARHALNGAMVAVSTVCLIVVAGPGSEGPWAGPCLLLATLLACVLGAHLVLAIGGADMPVVVSLLNSYSGWTAAAAGFMLGNDLLIITGALVGSSGAILSYIMCKAMNRSIWNVVFGQFGAAPTATSANNGEVQGTMTEVSAEQTADALTTAKQVVIVPGYGMAVARAQHAVNDLTKRLRDRGVDVRFAIHPVAGRLPGHMNVLLAEASVPYDIVFEMDEVNDDFPEVDVVLVIGANDIVNPSALTDPGSPIAGMPVLEVWKSKQVVVLKRGRGAGYAGIENPLFFEDGTDMLFGDALESMTKLVSLTQA
- a CDS encoding SLBB domain-containing protein gives rise to the protein MNHDKAAVPEQLQKAGGLVPGAARTVSLQTLTPEAEVYGVGSFFHLLANPNTKIRVCTGLSCKLAGAQKLLAKMEKVGMPVEGCSCLAACDQPPAALREREVLPAVTLGDVDAAGGDWRQVKPHISRDGDRWLGHIGPTKSDSETLAINLPGKPDYTGGALAQAEAMGVDAVIQAVKTSGLQGRGGAGFPAHIKWSGVCNQSEQQRYVVLNADEGEPGTFKDREIIMRRPDLVIEGLAIAARTIDADEIYLYLRGEFAIPKQVLREAIDKLRSVGHLDGLAFHFHDGQGAYICGEETALLEALEGKRGMPRLKPPFPVEKGLWGKPTLIHNVETIACLPAIIRKGGDWFRALGKTEAGSKLYCISGHVARPGTYELPLGVSLDELVEAAGGYVGTLKAFSPGGASSGFLPASMRELPLDFKGLAEAGSMLGSAGVVILNDTVDMRWAVAQQLLFFEEESCGQCAPCRIGTRYLKEALDAAVDGDAMPGKPDLQFTEDVAWQMAEGSICGLGQIAALPLTSAQKYFPEDFR